The following coding sequences are from one Brienomyrus brachyistius isolate T26 chromosome 2, BBRACH_0.4, whole genome shotgun sequence window:
- the pheta1 gene encoding sesquipedalian-1 produces the protein MKLNERSVAHYATCDSPPDKTGFLYKKGERNTAYHRRWFILKGNMLFYFEDRLSREPIGVIVLEGCTVELCESVEEFAFAIKFDCARARVYKMAAESQAGMESWVKALSRASFSYMRLVVQELERQLEDMQEAGAAAALQGRPRSGRKPLQQGNRPKATVPAGLAGPARSHHEEILLLPGNSKENGVAWSKPAALPNGYEGPPPSQASEHGANGPPPVPPRRRGTSALSTSSLENPVSPGTGCFARLHEWYGKEVADLRQEWLQSQ, from the coding sequence ATGAAGCTGAACGAGCGCAGCGTGGCTCATTATGCCACTTGTGACTCCCCACCTGACAAGACTGGCTTTCTGTACAAGAAGGGGGAACGCAACACAGCATACCACCGGCGCTGGTTCATCCTTAAGGGAAACATGCTGTTCTACTTCGAGGACCGGCTGAGCCGCGAGCCCATCGGCGTCATCGTGCTGGAGGGCTGCACCGTAGAGTTGTGCGAGTCCGTCGAGGAGTTTGCCTTTGCTATCAAGTTCGACTGCGCCAGGGCCCGCGTCTACAAGATGGCTGCCGAGAGCCAGGCCGGCATGGAGTCATGGGTGAAGGCGCTGTCACGGGCCAGCTTTAGCTACATGCGGCTGGTGGTGCAGGAGCTGGAGAGGCAGCTGGAGGACATGCAGGAGGCCGGGGCGGCGGCGGCACTGCAGGGCAGGCCCCGGTCAGGCAGGAAGCCACTCCAGCAGGGGAACCGGCCCAAGGCCACGGTGCCAGCGGGGCTGGCTGGTCCAGCTCGCAGCCACCATGAAGAGATCCTCCTCCTGCCCGGAAACTCCAAGGAGAACGGGGTGGCCTGGAGCAAGCCTGCAGCCCTGCCGAATGGCTATGAGGGCCCCCCGCCCTCCCAGGCCTCTGAGCATGGTGCCAATGGGCCTCCTCCAGTTCCGCCCCGCAGGCGGGGAACTTCTGCgctctccacctcctccttggAGAACCCCGTTTCCCCAGGGACCGGATGCTTCGCCAGGCTGCACGAGTGGTATGGCAAGGAGGTGGCCGACCTGCGGCAAGAGTGGCTGCAGAGTCAGTGA